The following proteins are co-located in the Cupriavidus pauculus genome:
- the livH gene encoding high-affinity branched-chain amino acid ABC transporter permease LivH: MNEFLPQFTQQLVNGLTLGAIYALIAIGYTMVYGIIGMINFAHGEIYMIGAYVGLVTLTAIGAQAGYPLPLVLGAALIVAVAVTGVYGYAVERVAYRPLRGGPRLVPLISAIGMSIFLQNYVQIGQGARDVSVPLLISGAIEFQMGGDFTVTVPYSRLLIVGVTLVLMIALTLFIGHSRMGRACRACAEDMRMANLLGIDTNRVISFTFVLGAMLAAVGGVLIGLTIGKLNPFIGFIAGIKAFTAAVLGGIGSIPGAMLGGVLLGLAETFASGYMPAEYKDVVAFGLLVLVLLFRPTGLLGKPDVEKV; encoded by the coding sequence ATGAACGAATTCCTACCGCAGTTCACCCAGCAACTGGTCAACGGCCTGACGCTGGGTGCGATCTATGCGTTGATCGCCATCGGCTACACGATGGTCTACGGCATCATCGGCATGATCAACTTTGCCCACGGCGAGATCTACATGATCGGCGCCTACGTGGGCCTGGTGACGCTGACCGCCATCGGCGCGCAGGCCGGCTATCCGCTGCCGCTGGTGCTGGGCGCGGCGCTGATCGTCGCCGTGGCCGTCACCGGCGTCTATGGCTACGCCGTCGAGCGCGTGGCGTACCGCCCGCTGCGCGGCGGGCCTCGGCTGGTGCCGCTGATCTCGGCCATCGGCATGTCCATCTTCCTGCAGAACTATGTCCAGATCGGGCAGGGCGCGCGCGACGTGTCGGTGCCGCTGCTGATCTCGGGCGCCATCGAATTCCAGATGGGCGGCGACTTCACGGTCACGGTGCCGTACTCGCGCCTGCTGATCGTCGGCGTGACGCTGGTGCTGATGATTGCGCTGACGCTGTTCATCGGCCACTCGCGCATGGGCCGCGCCTGCCGCGCCTGCGCCGAGGACATGCGCATGGCCAACCTGCTCGGCATCGACACCAACCGCGTGATCTCGTTCACGTTCGTGCTGGGCGCGATGCTGGCCGCCGTGGGCGGCGTGCTGATCGGGCTGACGATCGGCAAGCTCAATCCGTTCATCGGCTTCATCGCCGGCATCAAGGCCTTCACGGCCGCGGTGCTGGGCGGCATCGGCAGCATCCCGGGCGCGATGCTCGGCGGCGTGCTGCTGGGCCTGGCCGAGACGTTCGCCTCTGGCTACATGCCCGCCGAATACAAGGACGTGGTGGCGTTTGGCCTGCTGGTGCTGGTGCTGCTGTTCCGCCCCACGGGGCTGCTCGGCAAGCCCGACGTGGAAAAGGTCTGA
- the sdhA gene encoding succinate dehydrogenase flavoprotein subunit: MVAVKTGLPRRKFDVVIVGAGGAGMRASLQLAEAGLNVAVLSKVFPTRSHTVAAQGGIGASLGNMSEDNWHYHFYDTIKGSDWLGDQDAIEFMCREAPKVVYELEHFGMPFDRNADGTIYQRPFGGHTANYGEKPVQRACAAADRTGHALLHTLYQRNVRAKTHFFVEWMALDLIRDEEGDVLGVTALEMETGEVYILEAKTTLFATGGAGRIYAASTNAFINTGDGLGMAARAGIPLEDMEFWQFHPTGVAGAGVLITEGVRGEGGILRNKDGERFMERYAPTLKDLAPRDFVSRSMDQEIKEGRGCGPNGDYVLLDLTHVGAETIMKRLPSIREIGMKFANVDAIKEPIPVVPTIHYQMGGIPTNFHGQVVVPKNGNPNEVVNGFYAIGECSCVSVHGANRLGTNSLLDLVVFGRAAGNHIVANATKQKEHKPLPADAADRAMARLAKLQATTSGEYTQDVANDIRRNMQSHAGVFRTQKLMDEGVERILEVAERADNIHLKDKSKVFNTALVEALEVANLVEVAKATMISAAARKESRGAHAHSDFPNRDDDNWLKHTLFYSEGNRLDYKPVKMQPLTVESVPPKARTF, from the coding sequence ATGGTCGCAGTCAAGACTGGATTGCCGCGTCGCAAATTTGACGTGGTCATCGTCGGGGCGGGCGGCGCCGGGATGCGCGCATCCCTCCAGCTCGCGGAAGCCGGCCTGAACGTGGCCGTGCTCTCGAAGGTATTCCCGACCCGCTCGCACACGGTGGCGGCGCAGGGCGGCATCGGTGCCTCGCTCGGCAACATGAGCGAGGACAACTGGCACTATCACTTCTACGACACCATCAAGGGCTCCGACTGGCTGGGCGACCAGGACGCCATCGAGTTCATGTGCCGGGAAGCCCCGAAGGTCGTGTACGAGCTCGAACACTTCGGCATGCCGTTCGACCGTAACGCCGACGGCACGATCTACCAGCGTCCGTTTGGCGGCCACACCGCCAACTACGGCGAGAAGCCGGTGCAGCGTGCCTGCGCCGCGGCTGACCGTACCGGCCACGCGCTGCTGCACACGCTGTACCAGCGCAACGTGCGCGCCAAGACCCACTTCTTCGTCGAATGGATGGCACTGGACCTGATCCGCGACGAGGAAGGCGACGTGCTGGGCGTGACCGCGCTGGAAATGGAAACCGGCGAGGTCTACATCCTCGAAGCCAAGACCACGCTGTTCGCCACGGGCGGCGCGGGCCGGATCTACGCGGCTTCCACCAACGCCTTCATCAATACCGGTGACGGCCTGGGCATGGCGGCGCGCGCCGGCATTCCGCTGGAAGACATGGAATTCTGGCAGTTCCACCCGACCGGCGTGGCCGGCGCGGGCGTGCTGATCACGGAAGGCGTGCGCGGCGAGGGCGGCATCCTGCGTAACAAGGATGGCGAGCGCTTCATGGAGCGCTATGCCCCGACGCTGAAGGATCTGGCGCCGCGCGACTTCGTGTCGCGCTCGATGGACCAGGAAATCAAGGAAGGCCGTGGCTGCGGCCCGAACGGCGACTACGTGCTGCTCGACCTGACCCACGTCGGTGCCGAGACCATCATGAAGCGCCTGCCGTCGATCCGCGAGATCGGCATGAAGTTCGCCAACGTCGACGCGATCAAGGAACCGATCCCCGTCGTGCCGACCATCCACTACCAGATGGGCGGTATCCCGACGAACTTCCACGGCCAGGTCGTGGTGCCGAAGAACGGCAACCCGAACGAAGTGGTCAACGGCTTCTACGCGATCGGCGAATGCTCCTGCGTATCGGTGCACGGCGCCAACCGCCTGGGCACGAACTCGCTGCTGGACCTGGTGGTATTCGGCCGCGCGGCCGGCAACCACATCGTGGCCAACGCGACCAAGCAGAAGGAACACAAGCCGCTGCCGGCCGACGCCGCCGACCGCGCGATGGCCCGCCTGGCCAAGCTGCAGGCGACGACATCGGGCGAGTACACCCAGGACGTGGCCAACGACATCCGCCGCAACATGCAGTCGCATGCCGGCGTGTTCCGTACGCAGAAGCTGATGGACGAAGGTGTCGAGCGCATCCTGGAAGTGGCCGAGCGTGCCGACAACATCCACCTGAAGGACAAGTCCAAGGTCTTCAACACCGCGCTGGTGGAAGCCCTGGAAGTGGCCAACCTGGTGGAAGTGGCCAAGGCGACGATGATCTCGGCCGCCGCCCGCAAGGAATCGCGCGGTGCCCACGCCCACAGCGACTTCCCGAACCGCGACGACGACAACTGGCTCAAGCACACGCTGTTCTACAGCGAAGGCAACCGCCTGGACTACAAGCCGGTCAAGATGCAACCGCTGACGGTGGAATCGGTGCCGCCGAAGGCCCGTACTTTCTAA
- a CDS encoding branched-chain amino acid ABC transporter substrate-binding protein, with product MMTSRLTSTAIAAAVATAGLAAFTSAQAETVKIAIAGPMSGSVAQYGDMVKAGALTAIEQINAAGGANGNKLEAVLMDDACEPKQAVAVANKVVSQGIHYVIGHVCSGSTIPASDIYENEGVVMVTPSATAPQLTETKKRNFIFRTIGRDDQQGPAAAQYIIGKVKPKKVAVLHDKQSYGQGIASSVKKDLEAAKIPVAVFEGINAGDSDYSAVITKLKSQGVDFVYFGGYHPEMGLLLRQAREQGVKATFMGPEGVGNKDVTAIAGPASEGMLVTLPADFSADPANAGLVKAFADKKRDANGPFQMPAYAAVKIIGDAIAGAKSTDPTKVAAYMHKNAFTTPIGKVEYDAKGDLKSFKFVVYTWHKDATKTAAN from the coding sequence CTGATGACGTCCCGTCTCACGTCCACTGCCATTGCCGCCGCCGTAGCCACGGCCGGCCTCGCTGCCTTCACCTCGGCCCAGGCCGAAACCGTCAAGATCGCCATCGCCGGCCCCATGAGCGGCTCGGTGGCCCAGTACGGCGACATGGTCAAGGCCGGCGCCCTGACCGCCATCGAACAGATCAACGCTGCCGGCGGCGCCAATGGCAACAAGCTCGAAGCGGTGCTGATGGACGACGCCTGCGAACCCAAGCAGGCCGTGGCCGTGGCCAACAAGGTCGTCAGCCAGGGCATCCACTACGTGATCGGCCACGTGTGCTCGGGTTCGACGATCCCGGCATCGGACATCTACGAGAACGAAGGCGTCGTGATGGTCACGCCGTCGGCCACCGCGCCACAGCTGACCGAGACGAAGAAGCGCAACTTCATCTTCCGCACGATCGGCCGCGACGACCAGCAGGGCCCGGCAGCCGCGCAGTACATCATCGGCAAGGTCAAGCCCAAGAAGGTGGCCGTGCTGCACGACAAGCAGTCGTACGGCCAGGGCATCGCCAGCTCGGTCAAGAAGGATCTGGAAGCGGCCAAGATTCCCGTGGCGGTGTTCGAAGGCATCAACGCCGGCGATTCCGACTACTCGGCCGTGATCACCAAGCTGAAGTCGCAGGGCGTGGACTTTGTTTACTTCGGCGGCTACCACCCCGAAATGGGCCTGCTGCTGCGCCAGGCGCGCGAGCAGGGCGTGAAGGCCACGTTCATGGGCCCCGAAGGCGTGGGCAACAAGGACGTGACCGCCATCGCCGGCCCGGCATCGGAAGGCATGCTCGTGACGCTGCCGGCCGACTTCTCGGCCGATCCGGCCAACGCCGGCCTGGTCAAGGCATTCGCCGACAAGAAGCGCGACGCCAACGGCCCGTTCCAGATGCCCGCCTACGCCGCCGTGAAGATCATCGGCGACGCCATTGCCGGCGCCAAGAGCACGGACCCGACCAAGGTGGCCGCGTACATGCACAAGAACGCGTTCACCACGCCGATCGGCAAGGTCGAATACGACGCCAAGGGCGACCTGAAGTCGTTCAAGTTCGTCGTCTACACGTGGCACAAGGACGCCACCAAGACCGCCGCCAACTAA
- a CDS encoding succinate dehydrogenase iron-sulfur subunit has product MKRIFEVYRYDPDKDAAPRMQTYEVELDGHERMLLDALVKLKKLDETISFRRSCREGVCGSDAMNINGKNGLACLTNMRELPDRIVLRPLPGLPVVRDLIVDMTNFFKQYHSIKPFLINDEPPPEKERLQSPQERDELDGLYECILCASCSTSCPSFWWNPDKFVGPAGLLQAYRFIADSRDQATGERLDNLNDPYRLFRCHSIMNCVDVCPKGLNPTKAIGKIKELMVRRAV; this is encoded by the coding sequence ATGAAGCGTATTTTTGAAGTCTACCGCTACGATCCGGACAAGGACGCAGCCCCCCGCATGCAGACCTACGAGGTCGAGCTCGACGGTCACGAGCGCATGCTGCTGGACGCGCTGGTCAAGCTGAAGAAGCTGGACGAGACGATCTCGTTCCGCCGGTCGTGCCGCGAAGGCGTGTGCGGCTCGGACGCGATGAACATCAACGGCAAGAACGGCCTGGCCTGCCTGACGAACATGCGCGAGCTGCCGGACCGCATCGTGCTGCGTCCGCTGCCCGGCCTGCCGGTGGTGCGCGACCTGATCGTCGACATGACGAACTTCTTCAAGCAGTACCACTCGATCAAGCCGTTCCTGATCAACGACGAGCCGCCGCCCGAGAAGGAACGCCTGCAGTCGCCGCAGGAACGTGACGAGCTGGACGGCCTGTACGAGTGCATTCTCTGCGCAAGCTGCTCCACGTCGTGCCCGTCGTTCTGGTGGAACCCGGACAAGTTCGTCGGCCCGGCCGGCCTGCTGCAAGCCTACCGCTTCATCGCGGACAGCCGCGACCAGGCCACCGGCGAGCGCCTGGACAACCTGAACGACCCGTACCGCCTGTTCCGCTGCCACAGCATCATGAACTGCGTCGACGTGTGCCCGAAGGGCCTCAATCCGACCAAGGCGATTGGCAAGATCAAGGAACTGATGGTTCGCCGCGCTGTTTGA
- a CDS encoding GntR family transcriptional regulator yields MSSLPTSPSAAAANGAPESGAPQSGAGTQPPAPAAGAAAAPSPTFSPLYQQIKALIMQSLQTGEWKPGEMIPSEMDLAARYKVSQGTVRKAIDELAADNLVARRQGKGTFVTTHYEDVVKFRFLRLVPDEGEPHYGASRVLECKRLRAPAEIARLLDIRTGDSVVQIRRVLTFSNEATVLDEIWLLGANFKGLTAEKLNEWKGPMYALFETEFGTRMIRATEKIRAVAADNTAAELLSVAPASPLLSVERVSFTYGDRPVEVRRGLYVTTRHYYQNDLS; encoded by the coding sequence ATGTCATCCCTGCCTACGTCCCCGTCCGCCGCAGCCGCCAATGGCGCGCCGGAATCTGGCGCCCCACAGAGCGGTGCCGGGACGCAGCCGCCCGCGCCCGCCGCGGGCGCCGCCGCCGCGCCATCGCCCACGTTCAGCCCGCTCTACCAGCAGATCAAGGCCCTGATCATGCAGAGCCTGCAGACCGGCGAGTGGAAGCCCGGCGAGATGATCCCGAGCGAGATGGACCTCGCCGCCCGGTACAAGGTAAGCCAGGGCACGGTGCGCAAGGCCATCGACGAACTGGCGGCCGACAACCTCGTGGCGCGCCGGCAGGGCAAGGGCACCTTCGTGACCACCCATTACGAGGACGTGGTCAAGTTCCGCTTCCTGCGCCTGGTACCCGACGAGGGTGAACCCCACTATGGCGCCAGCCGCGTGCTTGAATGCAAGCGGCTGCGGGCGCCGGCCGAGATCGCCCGGCTGCTGGACATCCGCACCGGCGACAGCGTGGTGCAGATCCGCCGGGTGCTGACGTTTTCCAACGAAGCCACGGTGCTGGACGAGATCTGGCTGCTGGGCGCCAACTTCAAGGGCCTGACGGCCGAGAAGCTCAACGAGTGGAAGGGCCCGATGTACGCGCTCTTCGAAACCGAATTCGGCACGCGGATGATCCGCGCGACGGAAAAGATCCGGGCCGTCGCTGCCGATAACACGGCAGCGGAGCTGCTGTCGGTGGCGCCCGCATCGCCGCTGCTGTCCGTGGAGCGGGTGTCGTTCACCTACGGCGACCGCCCCGTGGAAGTCCGCCGTGGCCTGTATGTCACCACGCGCCACTACTACCAGAACGACCTGAGCTGA
- the gltA gene encoding citrate synthase: MTPSDVKATLSFSDGSPSVELPIYQGTVGPDVIDIRKLYGQTGKFTYDPGFMSTASCNSKITYIDGDKGELLYRGYPIEQLAQKCDHLETCYLLLKGELPNAKQKEEFVGSVMNHTMVHEQLQFFMRGFRRDAHPMAVLTGLVGAMSAFYHDAMDIDDPHQREISAIRLIAKMPTLVAMAYKYNIGQPYIYPQNDLSYSGNFMRMMFGTPCAPYTVNPVLERALDRIFILHADHEQNASTSTVRLAGSSGTNPFAAIAAGVACLWGPAHGGANEAALKMLEEIGSVDNINEFIKQVKDKNSGVRLMGFGHRVYKNYDPRAKLMRETCHEVLNELGLHNDPLFKLAMELEKIALEDEYFVSRKLYPNVDFYSGIVQRALGIPTSLFTCIFALARTPGWISQWEEMITDPEYKIGRPRQLFNGAAARDVPDMAKR; the protein is encoded by the coding sequence ATGACGCCGTCCGATGTGAAAGCCACGCTATCGTTTTCCGATGGTTCCCCCAGCGTTGAGCTGCCGATCTACCAGGGCACCGTTGGCCCGGATGTGATCGACATTCGCAAGCTGTACGGTCAAACCGGCAAGTTCACCTATGACCCGGGGTTCATGTCGACCGCTTCGTGCAACTCCAAGATCACCTACATCGACGGTGACAAGGGCGAGCTGCTGTACCGCGGCTACCCGATCGAGCAACTGGCGCAGAAGTGCGACCACCTGGAGACCTGCTACCTGCTGCTGAAGGGCGAGCTGCCGAACGCCAAGCAGAAGGAAGAGTTCGTGGGCTCGGTGATGAACCACACGATGGTGCACGAGCAGCTGCAGTTCTTCATGCGCGGTTTCCGCCGCGACGCCCACCCGATGGCCGTGCTGACGGGCCTGGTTGGCGCGATGAGCGCGTTCTACCACGACGCGATGGACATCGACGATCCGCACCAGCGCGAGATCTCGGCCATCCGCCTGATCGCCAAGATGCCGACCCTGGTCGCCATGGCGTACAAGTACAACATCGGCCAGCCGTACATCTACCCGCAGAACGACCTGTCGTACTCGGGCAACTTCATGCGCATGATGTTCGGCACGCCGTGCGCGCCGTACACCGTGAACCCGGTGCTGGAGCGTGCGCTGGACCGCATCTTCATCCTGCACGCCGACCACGAGCAGAACGCGTCGACGTCGACCGTGCGCCTGGCCGGTTCGTCGGGCACGAACCCGTTTGCCGCCATCGCCGCCGGCGTGGCCTGCCTGTGGGGTCCGGCCCACGGCGGCGCCAACGAGGCCGCGCTGAAGATGCTGGAGGAAATTGGCAGCGTCGACAACATCAACGAGTTCATCAAGCAGGTCAAGGACAAGAACTCGGGCGTGCGCCTGATGGGCTTTGGCCACCGCGTGTACAAGAACTACGACCCGCGCGCCAAGCTGATGCGCGAGACGTGCCATGAAGTGCTGAACGAGCTGGGCCTGCACAACGACCCGCTGTTCAAGCTGGCCATGGAGCTGGAAAAGATCGCCCTGGAAGACGAATACTTCGTCAGCCGCAAGCTGTACCCGAACGTGGACTTCTACTCGGGTATCGTGCAGCGCGCGCTGGGCATCCCGACCTCGCTGTTCACCTGCATCTTCGCCCTGGCACGTACGCCGGGCTGGATCTCGCAGTGGGAAGAGATGATCACCGATCCGGAATACAAGATCGGCCGTCCGCGCCAGCTCTTCAACGGCGCCGCCGCCCGCGACGTGCCGGACATGGCCAAGCGCTAA
- a CDS encoding HpcH/HpaI aldolase/citrate lyase family protein, with product MHPSEVLFQGEAVPVQLPVCDHYAGSEKLMRKSLALQQASGPVFDITFDCEDGAAVGLEREHASLCAQLINSADNAHNRVGVRIHDPAHPSWREDVDILVSAAGARLAYVVVPKVTDVVEVARVTDHVNQVARAAGIARHIPIHVLIETHSALEQVFDIASLVQVECLSFGLMDFVSAHHGAIPGEAMRSPAQFEHPLVRRAMLEISAACHRHGKVPSHNVSTDVQTPERAGDDARRARAEFGYLRKWSIHPGQIEPIVAAFRPTDGEIGAASQILLAAHENNWAPIRHDGQLHDRASYRYYWSLLQRAHATGTRLPAPVADLFFG from the coding sequence GTGCATCCATCCGAGGTCTTGTTCCAGGGCGAAGCCGTACCGGTGCAGCTCCCCGTCTGCGACCACTATGCGGGCAGCGAAAAGCTCATGCGCAAGTCGCTGGCGCTGCAGCAGGCGTCGGGCCCCGTGTTCGACATCACGTTCGACTGCGAGGACGGCGCCGCCGTCGGGCTGGAGCGCGAGCACGCCAGCCTTTGCGCGCAACTGATCAACAGCGCCGACAACGCGCACAACCGCGTGGGCGTGCGCATCCACGACCCGGCGCACCCGTCATGGCGCGAGGACGTGGACATCCTGGTGTCCGCCGCCGGCGCGCGGCTGGCCTATGTGGTCGTGCCGAAGGTCACCGACGTGGTCGAGGTGGCGCGCGTGACCGATCACGTGAACCAGGTGGCCCGGGCGGCCGGCATCGCCCGCCATATTCCGATCCATGTGCTGATCGAGACACATTCAGCGCTGGAACAGGTGTTCGACATCGCCTCGTTGGTGCAGGTGGAATGCCTGAGTTTCGGGCTGATGGACTTCGTCTCGGCCCACCACGGCGCCATCCCGGGCGAGGCCATGCGCTCGCCGGCGCAGTTCGAGCATCCGCTGGTGCGCCGCGCGATGCTGGAGATCTCTGCCGCCTGTCACCGCCACGGCAAGGTGCCTTCCCACAATGTGAGTACCGACGTACAAACGCCCGAGCGGGCTGGCGACGACGCCCGCCGGGCCCGCGCGGAGTTCGGCTACCTGCGCAAGTGGAGCATCCATCCGGGCCAGATCGAACCGATCGTGGCGGCGTTCCGCCCCACCGACGGCGAGATCGGCGCCGCCAGCCAGATCCTGCTGGCCGCCCACGAGAACAACTGGGCGCCGATCCGCCACGACGGCCAGTTGCATGACCGCGCCAGCTATCGCTATTACTGGTCGCTGCTGCAGCGCGCCCACGCCACGGGCACCCGGCTGCCCGCGCCGGTGGCCGACCTGTTCTTCGGCTGA
- the sdhC gene encoding succinate dehydrogenase, cytochrome b556 subunit — protein MAEAAKQARPEFRNIGIAQISRYRLPWAGKVSILHRVSGALMFLLLPFVLYLFEQSVTSELSFAKFSALLSNGFVKLVILALIWGYLHHFCAGIRFLLLDVHVGVSKPASASSAKAVLVVSLLLTLVFGLKLFGLF, from the coding sequence ATGGCTGAAGCCGCCAAACAAGCCAGGCCGGAGTTCCGGAACATCGGTATCGCGCAAATCTCGCGCTACCGGTTGCCCTGGGCCGGCAAGGTATCCATCCTGCATCGCGTAAGCGGTGCGTTGATGTTCCTCCTCCTTCCCTTCGTTCTGTACCTGTTCGAGCAGAGCGTCACGTCCGAACTGAGCTTTGCCAAGTTCTCGGCCCTGCTGTCCAACGGCTTCGTCAAGCTGGTGATCCTGGCGCTGATCTGGGGTTACCTGCATCACTTCTGCGCCGGTATCCGCTTCCTGCTGCTCGACGTGCACGTCGGCGTGTCGAAGCCCGCCTCGGCCTCGTCGGCCAAGGCCGTGCTGGTGGTAAGCCTGCTGCTCACCCTGGTGTTCGGGCTCAAGCTGTTCGGCCTGTTCTGA
- a CDS encoding succinate dehydrogenase assembly factor 2 gives MSLSTTFSHQADPHKRARLRWRARRGLLENDIIVERFFNRYEESLSDEDVASLSELFELSDNELMDLLLARKELDGELDTPPMQRVLSLLRSV, from the coding sequence ATGAGTCTTTCCACCACATTCTCCCATCAGGCCGACCCGCACAAGCGTGCCCGTCTTCGCTGGCGCGCCCGCCGCGGCCTCCTGGAGAACGACATCATCGTCGAACGTTTCTTCAACCGTTACGAGGAGAGCCTGTCCGATGAGGACGTGGCATCGCTGAGCGAGCTGTTCGAACTCAGCGACAACGAGTTGATGGACCTGCTGCTTGCCCGCAAGGAGCTGGACGGTGAGCTCGACACGCCCCCGATGCAACGGGTACTCAGCCTGCTGCGTTCGGTCTGA
- the sdhD gene encoding succinate dehydrogenase, hydrophobic membrane anchor protein, whose protein sequence is MANNNIGPKRLVVGAHYGLKDWLAQRVTAVIMVVFTVVLAGVYLAFGNPSYEGWSGLFANQWMKLLTFLTVLSLLFHAWIGIRDIWMDYVKPMAVRLVLQVLTILWLVGCAGYAAQILWRV, encoded by the coding sequence GTGGCAAACAATAATATCGGTCCCAAGCGTCTTGTCGTCGGTGCGCACTACGGTCTCAAGGACTGGCTTGCGCAGCGCGTTACCGCCGTCATCATGGTGGTGTTCACCGTGGTGCTCGCCGGGGTGTACCTCGCCTTCGGCAATCCTTCGTACGAAGGCTGGTCGGGTCTCTTCGCCAACCAATGGATGAAGCTCCTGACGTTCCTGACCGTGCTGTCGCTGCTGTTCCATGCCTGGATCGGCATCCGCGACATCTGGATGGACTACGTGAAGCCCATGGCCGTGCGCCTGGTGCTGCAAGTTCTTACGATTCTGTGGCTCGTGGGTTGCGCGGGCTACGCTGCTCAGATTCTCTGGAGGGTGTAA
- a CDS encoding malate dehydrogenase, producing MAKAPMRVAVTGAAGQIGYSLLFRIANGDMLGKDQPVILQLLDLPQAQAAVKGVVMELEDCAFPLLAGVVITDDPKVAFKDADVALLVGARPRSKGMERKDLLEANAQIFTVQGKALDEVASRDVKVLVVGNPANTNAYIAMKSAPNLKRENFTAMLRLDHNRALSQIAAKTGKPVSSIEKLFVWGNHSPTMYADYRYATVDGKSVKDMINDPVWNNDVFLPTVGKRGAAIIEARGLSSAASAANAAIDHVRDWVLGSNGKVVTMGIPSNGEYGIPKDVMFGYPVTTANGKYEIVQGLEIDAYSQEKINITLKELEEERAGVQHLLG from the coding sequence ATGGCTAAAGCCCCAATGCGCGTCGCAGTGACCGGCGCCGCTGGCCAGATCGGCTATTCCCTGCTGTTCCGCATCGCCAACGGCGACATGCTCGGCAAAGACCAGCCGGTCATCCTCCAACTGCTCGACCTCCCGCAAGCCCAGGCCGCCGTCAAGGGCGTGGTGATGGAACTGGAAGACTGCGCGTTCCCGCTGCTGGCCGGCGTGGTCATCACCGACGACCCCAAGGTCGCCTTCAAGGACGCCGACGTGGCCCTGCTGGTGGGTGCCCGTCCGCGCAGCAAGGGCATGGAGCGCAAGGACCTGCTCGAAGCCAACGCCCAGATCTTCACGGTGCAGGGCAAGGCGCTGGACGAAGTGGCCAGCCGCGACGTGAAGGTGCTGGTGGTGGGCAACCCGGCCAACACCAACGCCTACATCGCCATGAAGAGCGCGCCGAACCTGAAGCGCGAGAACTTCACCGCCATGCTGCGCCTGGACCACAACCGCGCGCTGTCGCAGATCGCCGCCAAGACCGGCAAGCCGGTGTCGTCGATCGAGAAGCTGTTCGTCTGGGGCAACCACAGCCCGACGATGTACGCCGACTACCGCTACGCGACCGTCGACGGCAAGAGCGTCAAGGACATGATCAACGATCCGGTCTGGAACAACGACGTGTTCCTGCCGACCGTGGGCAAGCGCGGCGCCGCCATCATCGAGGCCCGTGGCCTGTCGTCGGCCGCCTCGGCTGCCAACGCCGCCATCGACCACGTCCGTGACTGGGTGCTGGGCTCGAACGGCAAGGTCGTGACGATGGGCATCCCGTCGAACGGCGAATACGGCATTCCGAAGGACGTGATGTTCGGCTACCCGGTCACCACGGCCAACGGCAAGTACGAGATCGTCCAGGGTCTGGAGATCGACGCCTACAGCCAGGAAAAGATCAACATCACGCTCAAGGAACTGGAAGAAGAGCGTGCCGGCGTGCAGCATCTGCTGGGCTGA